A window from Ignavibacteriota bacterium encodes these proteins:
- a CDS encoding M48 family metalloprotease — protein MIGGTGTSRSFGKSRIFIALLFIGFSLISFLSSKEYNPVTGEEQYIGMTPKQEIALGLQAAPQMIQQYGGLYPNQQYQDIVDRIGMNLIKNSKASETEYQFDFHLLNDRQTVNAFALPGGQIFITAALFGRLETEAQLAGVLGHEIGHVVARHSAQQMAKSNLTQGILNGVLIASDPSSSSAQAAAYIAQLVNMKYGREDELESDKIGVHFMSNSGYNPEALIGVMKILEEASGGGNQAEFFSTHPNPSNRVSQIKSEINKLFPNGVPNQLVE, from the coding sequence ATGATTGGCGGAACTGGAACATCAAGAAGCTTTGGAAAATCAAGAATATTTATTGCATTACTTTTTATTGGATTTTCTCTGATTTCTTTTCTTAGCTCAAAAGAATATAATCCCGTAACCGGTGAAGAACAATATATTGGAATGACACCGAAGCAAGAAATTGCATTGGGATTACAAGCCGCACCTCAAATGATTCAGCAATATGGCGGGCTTTATCCTAATCAGCAATATCAAGATATTGTTGATAGAATTGGAATGAATTTAATCAAAAATTCTAAAGCTTCAGAAACAGAATATCAATTTGATTTTCATTTGCTGAATGATAGACAAACCGTAAATGCTTTTGCTCTTCCGGGCGGACAAATTTTTATAACTGCCGCATTGTTTGGAAGATTAGAAACCGAAGCACAATTAGCTGGAGTTTTAGGTCATGAAATTGGACATGTTGTTGCAAGACATTCAGCTCAGCAAATGGCAAAATCAAATCTAACACAAGGAATTTTAAACGGAGTTTTGATTGCCAGCGATCCATCAAGCAGTTCTGCGCAAGCTGCAGCTTATATTGCACAATTAGTTAATATGAAATACGGAAGAGAAGATGAACTTGAATCGGACAAAATTGGAGTTCACTTTATGTCAAATTCAGGTTATAATCCGGAAGCATTAATTGGAGTTATGAAAATTTTGGAAGAAGCATCCGGTGGCGGAAATCAAGCAGAATTTTTCAGCACTCATCCAAATCCTTCAAATAGAGTTTCACAAATTAAATCCGAAATAAATAAATTATTTCCGAATGGTGTACCAAACCAATTAGTAGAATAA
- a CDS encoding GTP-binding protein yields the protein MSVQVITKKKICLLGSYGVGKTSLVRRFVFNKFEEKYLSTIGVHISKKTIYINESESNKYNKEIELFIWDIANIEKFDSVTKSYINGAHGAIIVTDLTRQNTIQQSLDYAKIFLELNPKAKIIFVGNKSDLVENLQIDKEKYISNFNFYKTHFLFASAKTGENVEQIFSIIGEKLSEEL from the coding sequence TTGTCGGTACAAGTTATAACAAAAAAGAAAATTTGTTTGCTGGGTTCATACGGAGTTGGGAAAACTTCATTAGTTCGCCGTTTTGTTTTCAACAAATTTGAAGAAAAATATCTTTCCACAATAGGCGTTCATATAAGCAAAAAAACAATTTATATAAACGAAAGCGAAAGTAATAAGTACAACAAAGAAATTGAACTTTTTATTTGGGATATTGCAAATATTGAAAAGTTTGATTCGGTTACAAAAAGTTACATTAACGGAGCTCATGGAGCAATAATAGTTACGGATTTAACGCGACAAAATACAATTCAGCAATCACTGGATTATGCCAAAATATTTTTAGAATTAAATCCAAAAGCTAAAATAATTTTCGTAGGAAATAAATCAGATTTAGTAGAAAATTTACAAATTGATAAAGAAAAATATATTTCTAATTTTAATTTTTATAAAACTCACTTCCTTTTTGCAAGTGCAAAAACCGGAGAAAATGTTGAACAAATTTTCAGCATAATTGGTGAAAAATTATCAGAGGAATTATAA
- a CDS encoding T9SS type A sorting domain-containing protein produces MNSKIYSTWTESQNDNDSDVWANILDWNNPTSIKTKETSVIPLNSELFQNYPNPFNPTTKIKYTIPQNVKGVSTNVETQNIASVQLKIYDILGSEVKTLVNQKQKPGNYEVEFDGRNLPSGVYFYKLQSDDFIDTKKMILLK; encoded by the coding sequence TTGAATAGTAAGATTTATTCAACTTGGACTGAAAGTCAAAATGATAATGATAGTGATGTTTGGGCAAATATTTTAGATTGGAATAATCCGACTTCAATAAAAACGAAAGAAACTTCAGTAATACCTTTAAATTCAGAACTTTTCCAAAACTATCCAAACCCGTTTAACCCAACAACAAAAATAAAATATACAATTCCGCAAAACGTGAAAGGTGTATCAACAAATGTAGAGACGCAAAATATTGCGTCTGTACAGCTAAAAATTTATGATATTCTTGGTAGTGAAGTAAAAACATTGGTAAATCAAAAACAAAAACCCGGAAATTATGAAGTTGAATTTGATGGAAGGAATTTACCGAGTGGAGTGTATTTCTACAAATTGCAATCCGATGATTTTATTGATACAAAAAAAATGATATTACTAAAATAG
- a CDS encoding T9SS type A sorting domain-containing protein, protein MIYDILVKEVATIVNQKQKPGNYEVEFDGSNLTSGVYFYKLQSGDFIETKKMLLIK, encoded by the coding sequence GTGATTTATGATATTCTTGTCAAAGAAGTTGCAACAATAGTAAATCAAAAACAAAAACCCGGTAATTATGAAGTTGAATTTGATGGAAGTAATTTAACTAGTGGAGTGTATTTCTATAAATTACAATCTGGTGATTTTATTGAAACAAAAAAGATGTTATTAATCAAATAA
- a CDS encoding dihydroorotate dehydrogenase-like protein: MDLSTKYMGLKLKNPIVPSASPLSQTVDSVKAMEDAGAAAVVVYSLFEEQITHESGELDHYLNYGTESYAEATSYYPEQEDYNLGPYEYLDHIANLKKATDIPIIGSLNGVSSGGWVKYAKNIEQAGADALELNVYYIPTNVNLTGSEIENMYVDTLKAVKDQIKIPVAIKLSPFFTSMSNMARRLDNAGADALVMFNRFYQPDFNLEKLEVFPNLVLSTNWEMRLPLRWIAILYSNIKASMAATTGIHNYKDVLKVMMAGGDVAMMCSELLMNGVGRITDILSELKVWMEENEYDSIDLMKGSMSQKAVNEPAAFERANYMKALQSYRTNLI, from the coding sequence ATGGATTTATCAACAAAGTATATGGGATTAAAATTAAAGAATCCAATAGTTCCATCAGCATCACCTTTATCACAAACCGTTGATTCTGTGAAAGCTATGGAGGATGCGGGTGCAGCAGCAGTTGTGGTTTATTCGCTTTTTGAAGAACAGATTACGCATGAATCCGGTGAATTAGATCATTATTTGAATTACGGAACGGAAAGTTATGCAGAGGCAACTTCATATTATCCCGAACAAGAAGATTACAACTTGGGACCGTATGAATATTTAGATCATATTGCAAATTTAAAGAAAGCTACTGATATTCCAATAATTGGAAGTTTGAATGGAGTTAGCAGCGGCGGTTGGGTAAAATATGCCAAAAATATTGAACAAGCCGGAGCTGATGCTTTAGAATTAAATGTATATTACATTCCGACAAATGTTAATCTTACCGGCTCAGAAATTGAAAATATGTATGTTGATACTTTGAAGGCCGTAAAAGATCAAATAAAAATTCCTGTTGCAATTAAACTTAGTCCATTCTTTACATCAATGTCAAATATGGCAAGAAGATTAGATAATGCAGGAGCTGATGCTTTAGTTATGTTCAATAGATTTTATCAACCGGATTTTAATTTAGAAAAGTTGGAAGTTTTTCCTAATCTTGTATTAAGCACAAATTGGGAAATGAGACTTCCACTAAGATGGATTGCAATTTTATACAGTAATATAAAAGCGAGCATGGCAGCAACAACCGGAATACATAATTACAAAGATGTATTAAAAGTTATGATGGCTGGTGGCGATGTTGCAATGATGTGCAGTGAATTATTAATGAATGGCGTTGGACGAATTACTGATATTCTTTCCGAATTAAAAGTTTGGATGGAAGAAAACGAATATGATTCAATTGATTTGATGAAAGGAAGTATGAGTCAAAAAGCCGTTAATGAACCAGCCGCATTTGAAAGAGCAAATTATATGAAAGCTCTGCAATCATACAGAACAAATCTTATTTAA
- a CDS encoding BON domain-containing protein — translation MIFDEEKSLEIIKQILLNENNKKLEDLEKEFSDYKFLLNDKEYQITTLYPILTDLIDRKIIDSKSDLVRSLSPIMGQAIKQQVVESREDVIDALYPIIGFTIQKSIAEKIKEIYQALNDKIEASLQKGILSKIVKSKISGVSTTDLILQDVFPFEMKEIFLIHESTGILISHVSSLKFQKTVDADLISGMLTAIKNFVSESFKINSENQNLYEIQYGDSKIILERGRYSYLALVISGQEPTSLNNKLSDLNIEIHKKFHKQLREFDGNIYPFSKVENPLIEFINIYESEKSSQEKPKQKPLVLYAFGILFGFILLIIAIFTLPKYFREKTISDKVEEKFTLLNKAEIENIKWEVENRDLNLNGVIPSFSVKNKIDSLISTISEIEKINNNLGIILPIVDEKIISENVKNILSKSEISENQKITFEIDNDEVTLLGNISTIEEKLKLGFDISQINGIRVLINNLEVLENSNLSEADAIKILNETVINFDVNKTSLTKTHIEILEKIIPFLQKNNHLKIEIIGILDKTGNKNVNLQKSNERIESVINYFNTQGISKNIFIKKNSESDKYVRSVEFKVKN, via the coding sequence ATGATTTTTGATGAAGAAAAATCTTTAGAAATTATTAAGCAAATTTTATTAAACGAAAACAATAAGAAATTGGAAGATCTTGAAAAAGAATTTTCCGATTATAAATTTTTGCTGAACGATAAAGAATATCAAATTACAACTTTGTACCCAATTCTTACTGATTTAATTGATAGAAAAATTATTGATTCAAAAAGCGATTTGGTTAGATCTCTATCGCCAATTATGGGACAAGCAATTAAACAGCAAGTTGTTGAATCAAGAGAAGATGTAATTGATGCTTTGTATCCAATTATTGGTTTTACAATTCAAAAATCAATTGCTGAAAAAATTAAGGAAATTTACCAAGCATTAAATGATAAAATTGAAGCATCTTTGCAAAAGGGAATTTTATCCAAAATTGTTAAATCAAAAATTTCCGGTGTTTCTACAACAGATTTAATTCTGCAAGATGTTTTTCCGTTTGAAATGAAAGAAATATTTTTAATTCATGAATCTACCGGAATTTTAATTTCACATGTTTCTTCTTTAAAATTTCAGAAAACAGTTGATGCAGATTTAATTAGCGGAATGTTAACAGCAATTAAAAATTTCGTTTCGGAGTCTTTCAAAATAAATTCGGAAAATCAGAATTTATATGAAATTCAATACGGCGATTCTAAAATTATTTTGGAAAGAGGAAGATATTCTTATTTGGCACTTGTAATTTCCGGACAAGAGCCGACAAGTTTAAATAATAAATTATCAGATCTGAATATTGAAATTCATAAAAAATTTCACAAACAGCTAAGAGAATTTGATGGAAATATTTATCCTTTTAGTAAAGTTGAAAATCCATTAATTGAATTCATCAATATTTACGAAAGTGAAAAATCTTCTCAAGAAAAACCTAAACAAAAACCGCTTGTACTATATGCTTTTGGAATTTTATTTGGATTTATTTTGTTGATAATTGCAATTTTCACATTGCCAAAATATTTTAGAGAAAAAACAATTTCTGATAAAGTTGAAGAAAAATTTACTTTGCTGAATAAAGCAGAAATTGAAAATATAAAGTGGGAAGTTGAAAATAGAGATTTAAATTTAAACGGAGTAATTCCGTCTTTTTCAGTAAAAAATAAAATTGATAGTTTAATTTCTACAATTTCTGAAATAGAAAAAATTAATAATAATTTGGGAATAATCTTACCAATTGTTGATGAAAAAATAATTTCGGAAAATGTTAAAAATATTCTTTCAAAATCTGAAATTTCTGAAAATCAAAAAATAACATTTGAAATTGATAACGATGAAGTTACACTTTTGGGAAATATTTCCACAATTGAAGAAAAATTGAAATTAGGATTTGATATTTCTCAAATAAATGGAATTAGAGTTTTAATAAACAACCTTGAAGTTTTAGAAAATTCAAATTTAAGTGAAGCTGATGCGATAAAAATTTTAAATGAAACCGTAATAAATTTTGATGTTAATAAAACTTCGTTAACAAAAACTCATATAGAAATTTTAGAAAAGATAATTCCATTTTTGCAGAAAAATAATCATCTAAAAATTGAGATTATTGGAATTTTAGATAAAACCGGAAATAAAAATGTAAATCTTCAAAAATCAAATGAAAGAATTGAAAGTGTAATAAATTATTTTAATACTCAAGGAATTTCAAAAAATATTTTCATTAAGAAAAATTCTGAATCAGATAAATATGTTAGAAGCGTAGAATTTAAAGTGAAGAATTGA
- a CDS encoding T9SS type A sorting domain-containing protein — MPTITSDCLGNCFVAWVKEEHLSGHYNFDVYCKSFDINNNQLSEEIKVNDDDGIPVAEQSSPDIAVSQNGNFIICWLDFRNNSGIEIYAQRFLNDGSFIGNNFKVSNKKSYIFSSPKISITPNENFVIVWIQNPLTQNPNDFPKTQIVGQFYNSKGEAIDSNIILSELPLNYQNDIGVISANGLENYIISWRTADDSTNNIKIYFQLFSNSGIAQSDKILLDDDINFEDQFVPSISVFPNNNFIISWLALDKKDSTETLFAQIFSADCNRIGEKYKISSSDKRLYIAGNKVAVNSDGSFKIYWVEADAINQKRYLKFQKFTNEGNIQESVKTLEVNNSIYNSIFEPYAIDENGNFIILDLQEIDLHNYIYYAQRFDNDGNKLNSNFKLLNHENTTAGGFNIEIKNSRIYSTWTESQNDNDSDVWANILDWNNPTSIKTKETSVIPLNSELFQNYPNPFNPTTKIKYTIPQNVKGVSTNVETQNIASVQLKIYDILGREVKTLVNANQKPGNYEVEFDGSNLPSGVYFYKLQTGVFTETKKMILLK; from the coding sequence ATGCCTACAATTACATCTGATTGTTTAGGAAATTGCTTTGTAGCTTGGGTAAAAGAAGAGCATTTAAGCGGACATTATAATTTTGATGTTTACTGTAAAAGTTTTGATATTAATAATAATCAACTTAGTGAAGAAATTAAAGTAAATGATGATGATGGAATTCCAGTTGCAGAACAATCCTCGCCGGATATTGCTGTGAGCCAAAATGGAAATTTCATTATTTGTTGGCTTGATTTTAGAAATAATTCTGGAATAGAAATTTATGCACAAAGATTTTTAAATGATGGAAGTTTTATTGGGAATAATTTCAAAGTAAGTAATAAAAAAAGTTATATTTTTTCCTCTCCGAAAATATCAATTACTCCTAATGAAAATTTTGTAATTGTTTGGATCCAAAATCCTTTAACACAAAATCCAAATGATTTTCCCAAAACACAAATAGTCGGGCAATTTTATAATTCTAAAGGCGAAGCAATTGATTCAAATATTATTCTTTCAGAACTTCCTTTGAATTATCAAAACGATATCGGTGTAATTTCTGCAAATGGTTTGGAAAATTATATTATATCTTGGAGAACAGCTGATGATTCAACAAATAATATAAAAATTTATTTTCAACTTTTTTCAAATAGTGGAATTGCACAATCTGATAAAATATTATTGGATGATGATATTAATTTTGAAGATCAATTTGTACCTTCAATTTCTGTTTTTCCTAATAATAATTTTATAATTAGTTGGCTTGCTTTGGACAAAAAAGATAGTACGGAAACTTTGTTTGCTCAAATATTTTCTGCAGATTGTAATAGAATTGGTGAAAAGTATAAAATCTCTAGTAGCGACAAAAGATTATATATTGCCGGTAATAAAGTTGCTGTAAACTCTGATGGAAGTTTTAAAATTTATTGGGTTGAAGCAGACGCAATAAATCAGAAAAGGTATCTTAAATTCCAAAAGTTTACAAATGAAGGAAATATTCAAGAATCAGTTAAAACTTTAGAAGTAAATAATAGCATTTATAATAGTATTTTTGAGCCATATGCAATTGATGAAAATGGGAACTTTATAATTTTAGATTTACAAGAAATTGATTTACATAATTACATTTACTATGCGCAACGTTTTGATAATGATGGAAATAAACTTAACTCAAATTTCAAACTTCTTAATCATGAAAATACAACAGCTGGAGGGTTTAATATTGAGATAAAAAATAGCAGAATTTATTCTACTTGGACTGAAAGTCAAAATGATAATGATAGTGATGTTTGGGCAAATATTTTAGATTGGAATAATCCGACTTCAATAAAAACGAAAGAAACTTCAGTAATACCTTTAAATTCAGAACTTTTCCAAAACTATCCAAACCCGTTTAACCCAACAACAAAAATAAAATATACAATTCCGCAAAACGTGAAAGGTGTATCAACAAATGTAGAGACGCAAAATATTGCGTCTGTACAGCTAAAAATTTATGATATTCTTGGAAGAGAGGTTAAAACATTAGTAAATGCAAACCAAAAACCCGGAAATTATGAAGTTGAATTTGATGGAAGCAATCTGCCAAGCGGAGTTTATTTCTATAAACTACAAACCGGAGTATTTACGGAAACGAAAAAAATGATTCTTTTAAAATAA
- a CDS encoding sigma-54-dependent Fis family transcriptional regulator: MINIYNQLLSEKKIGFALYDNKLNLVEKSENLTSILQTTEIKFEHSIFDTFPEFFGSEKEIYEVQSKKKFKFSIEKVNKLSKYGEIKYLDFTVIPSSENQNYILVIVSDSTSESSLQQKIKQQQNEIKILRESLTQIKNDSINNILGKSELINSVKKFITKVSNVKDTSILITGESGTGKTLIARAIHNLSNRNDSQFVEINCATIPATLLESEIFGHVKGAFTNAVENKKGLLEEANGGTLFLDEIGELPISLQPKLLTFLETKKYRSVGSTKENQVNTRIITATNRDLKKAVEQKEFREDLFYRINVVSLEVPALRERNEDIMVLANHFIKHFSNEFCKTNIQITRDAEKKLINHSWPGNIRELKNVIERAMIFCEKNIIDAEDIFISESGKKSEIKLNSEIPDEGISLLDIEKKYLKNALEKSNGNQSKAAKLLNLSLDTFRYRLKKFKIS, encoded by the coding sequence TTGATAAATATTTACAACCAGCTTTTAAGTGAAAAAAAAATTGGTTTTGCGCTTTATGATAATAAATTAAACCTAGTAGAAAAAAGTGAAAATCTTACATCAATTCTTCAAACTACCGAAATAAAATTTGAACATTCTATTTTTGATACTTTCCCAGAATTTTTTGGATCTGAGAAAGAAATTTATGAAGTTCAATCAAAAAAGAAATTTAAATTTTCTATTGAAAAGGTAAATAAATTAAGTAAATATGGCGAAATAAAATATTTAGATTTTACAGTAATTCCATCAAGTGAAAATCAAAATTACATTTTAGTAATTGTTTCAGATTCTACATCGGAATCGTCACTTCAGCAAAAAATAAAACAACAGCAAAATGAAATAAAAATTCTAAGAGAAAGTTTAACTCAAATAAAAAATGATTCCATTAACAATATTTTAGGTAAATCTGAATTAATAAATTCCGTAAAAAAATTTATAACAAAAGTTTCAAACGTAAAAGATACTTCAATTTTAATAACCGGAGAAAGTGGAACCGGAAAAACATTAATTGCACGCGCAATTCATAATTTATCCAACAGAAATGATTCACAGTTTGTAGAAATTAATTGTGCAACAATTCCCGCAACATTGTTGGAATCCGAAATATTTGGTCACGTAAAAGGAGCTTTTACAAATGCGGTTGAAAATAAAAAGGGACTTTTGGAAGAAGCAAATGGCGGAACTTTATTTTTAGATGAAATTGGTGAACTTCCTATTTCTCTTCAGCCAAAATTATTAACATTTTTAGAAACTAAAAAATATAGATCGGTAGGTTCTACAAAAGAAAATCAAGTAAATACGCGAATAATTACTGCGACAAATCGCGATTTGAAAAAAGCAGTTGAGCAAAAAGAATTCAGAGAAGATTTGTTTTACAGAATTAATGTTGTATCACTAGAAGTTCCGGCTTTGCGTGAAAGAAATGAAGATATTATGGTTTTAGCAAATCATTTTATTAAACATTTTTCAAATGAATTTTGCAAAACAAATATTCAAATTACTAGGGATGCAGAGAAAAAATTAATAAATCATTCTTGGCCCGGAAATATTAGAGAATTAAAAAATGTTATTGAAAGGGCAATGATTTTTTGCGAAAAAAATATTATTGATGCGGAAGATATTTTTATTTCCGAAAGTGGTAAAAAAAGTGAAATAAAATTAAATTCAGAAATTCCGGATGAAGGCATTTCTTTGTTGGATATTGAAAAAAAATATCTAAAAAATGCGTTAGAAAAATCAAATGGAAATCAATCAAAAGCTGCAAAATTATTAAATCTTTCTTTGGATACATTCCGTTATAGATTGAAAAAATTTAAAATTTCGTAA
- a CDS encoding carboxylate-amine ligase yields the protein MLSDKTFTLGIEEEFQIVDPETRELRSRIEQILSGGTIHLREKIKAELHQSVVETGSKICTNIKEARQEVVHLRSQLAMLAEKEKLKIAASGTHPFSRWEDQEITDQPRYAGVVQDMQQVARANLIFGLHVHIGIDDKELAIHIMNAARYFLPHIFALSTNSPFWKGRNTGLKSYRAKIFDRFPRTGIPDYFASHGEFQSFVNMLIKTKCVEDASKIWWDIRPHPKYPTLEFRVCDLPMTVDETVALAALCQAVVAKLYKLIKQNLGFRLYRRLYINENKWRAARYGISGKLIDFGKQAEIETPLLIEELLEFIDDVVDVLDSREEVNYVREILKNGTGADKQIAVWDQTQNLNSVVDLVISETYKGLSY from the coding sequence ATGCTTTCTGATAAAACTTTTACATTAGGAATTGAAGAAGAATTTCAAATTGTTGATCCGGAAACCAGAGAATTAAGATCAAGAATTGAGCAAATTTTAAGCGGCGGGACAATTCATCTTAGAGAAAAAATTAAAGCTGAACTTCATCAATCGGTTGTTGAAACGGGATCAAAAATCTGCACAAATATTAAAGAAGCCCGACAAGAAGTTGTTCATTTGCGTTCGCAATTAGCAATGCTTGCAGAGAAAGAAAAATTAAAAATTGCCGCTTCGGGAACACATCCATTTTCAAGATGGGAAGATCAAGAAATTACAGATCAACCAAGATATGCCGGAGTTGTGCAAGATATGCAGCAAGTTGCAAGAGCAAATTTAATTTTTGGTCTTCATGTTCATATTGGAATTGACGATAAGGAATTGGCTATTCATATAATGAATGCTGCGAGATATTTTCTACCGCACATTTTTGCATTATCAACAAACTCACCTTTTTGGAAAGGTAGAAATACCGGATTGAAATCTTACCGTGCAAAAATTTTTGATAGATTTCCTCGAACCGGAATTCCGGATTATTTTGCAAGTCATGGGGAATTTCAATCATTTGTAAATATGCTTATTAAAACAAAATGCGTTGAAGACGCAAGTAAAATTTGGTGGGATATTCGTCCGCATCCAAAATATCCAACATTGGAATTCAGAGTCTGCGATTTGCCAATGACTGTTGACGAAACTGTTGCACTTGCTGCTTTGTGTCAAGCTGTAGTAGCAAAATTGTACAAGTTAATAAAACAAAATTTAGGTTTTAGACTTTATAGAAGGTTGTACATTAATGAAAATAAATGGCGTGCTGCAAGATACGGTATTAGCGGAAAATTAATCGATTTTGGAAAACAAGCTGAAATTGAAACTCCGTTGTTAATTGAAGAACTTTTGGAATTTATTGATGATGTTGTTGATGTTTTAGATAGTCGCGAAGAAGTAAACTATGTAAGGGAAATTTTGAAAAACGGAACCGGAGCCGATAAACAAATTGCTGTATGGGATCAAACGCAAAATTTGAATTCAGTTGTTGATTTAGTAATTTCTGAAACTTATAAAGGATTGAGTTATTAA
- a CDS encoding alpha/beta hydrolase, translating to MKKIVFIFTIIAFYFNIIAQTDNRIVIGCIDSIQSKILNEQRKVWVYVPDQGASRIFSQQHYPVVYLLDGDAHFYSVVGMIQQLSSVNGNMKCPKMIVVGILNKDRTRDLTPTHINVELDPDPPYVTISDSAFYKTSGGGEDFIAFIEKELVPQIDAKYPTAPYKMLIGHSFGGLAVMQSFVHHINLFNSYICIDPSMWWDKQKLLKQAQKVLSENNFDGKSLYLGIANTLNADMDIKNVQNDTSSSLKHIRAILALQVTLEKNKQNGLKYKGKYYDDDTHGSVPLITTYDALRFFFDFYPLKLSEKDFTDSTSTLVNKYLSHFTQISKKMGYEIKPDEEEINSMGYDALERKFYKKAESFFKLNLQNYPESYNVYDSMGDYYEAIGDKSNAIKFFEKTLLIKEYPDTRKKLEKLQSK from the coding sequence ATGAAAAAAATAGTTTTTATATTCACAATTATTGCTTTCTATTTCAATATCATAGCTCAGACAGATAATAGAATAGTTATTGGGTGTATTGATAGTATTCAATCAAAAATATTGAATGAACAAAGAAAAGTCTGGGTCTATGTTCCTGACCAGGGTGCGAGTAGAATTTTTAGCCAACAGCATTATCCAGTAGTTTATTTATTGGATGGGGATGCGCATTTTTATTCAGTAGTGGGTATGATTCAACAGTTGAGCAGTGTCAATGGCAATATGAAGTGCCCCAAAATGATTGTGGTGGGTATACTGAACAAAGACCGAACCAGAGACCTAACTCCTACTCATATTAATGTAGAGCTTGATCCAGACCCACCATATGTGACTATTTCTGATAGTGCTTTCTATAAAACATCAGGTGGTGGCGAAGATTTTATCGCATTTATCGAGAAGGAATTGGTGCCACAAATCGATGCAAAATACCCAACAGCTCCATATAAAATGCTTATTGGACATTCTTTTGGAGGCTTAGCTGTTATGCAATCTTTCGTTCATCATATAAATCTATTCAATTCTTATATTTGCATCGACCCGAGTATGTGGTGGGATAAACAAAAACTATTGAAACAAGCACAAAAGGTTTTGTCAGAGAATAATTTTGATGGGAAATCCTTGTATTTGGGCATTGCAAATACTTTAAATGCAGATATGGATATTAAAAATGTTCAGAATGATACTTCTAGCAGCTTGAAGCACATACGTGCAATATTAGCATTGCAAGTCACTTTAGAGAAAAACAAACAAAATGGATTAAAATATAAAGGGAAGTATTACGATGATGACACGCATGGATCTGTTCCTCTTATTACAACTTACGATGCTTTACGCTTTTTCTTCGATTTTTATCCTTTAAAACTCTCCGAAAAAGACTTTACTGATTCTACAAGTACTTTAGTTAACAAATATCTAAGCCATTTTACCCAAATCTCGAAAAAAATGGGCTATGAAATAAAACCGGATGAAGAAGAGATCAATTCAATGGGTTATGATGCACTTGAAAGAAAATTCTATAAAAAAGCAGAAAGTTTTTTTAAACTTAATTTACAAAATTACCCCGAAAGTTATAATGTATATGACTCTATGGGGGATTATTATGAAGCCATAGGTGATAAATCAAATGCTATTAAATTTTTTGAAAAAACTTTATTAATTAAAGAGTATCCTGATACCAGAAAGAAATTAGAAAAACTTCAAAGCAAGTAA